The proteins below are encoded in one region of Enhydrobacter sp.:
- the cysE gene encoding serine O-acetyltransferase, whose product MDSAVVKNAAERRSVDPVWARIREAAQAAAGAEPVLAGTLHATILSQSRFEGALSYHLARLVGTTEVPAALIRQILDEALNGDPGIGLAARADIVAVAERDPACTSHLDPLLWFKGYHALQTYRVGHWLWKQGRHALAHYLQSRASALFALDIHPGAAIGKGIFLDHGTGIVIGETAVVEDGVSMLHGVTLGGTGKERGDRHPKVRRGVLLGAGAKVLGNIEIGACAKIAAGSVVLEPVPAGCTAAGVPARIIGCVDVPEPAREMDQRI is encoded by the coding sequence ATGGATAGCGCAGTCGTCAAGAACGCGGCCGAGCGCCGCTCGGTCGATCCGGTCTGGGCCAGGATTCGCGAGGCCGCGCAGGCGGCGGCCGGCGCGGAGCCAGTCCTGGCCGGCACCCTCCATGCGACCATCCTGAGCCAGTCCCGTTTCGAGGGGGCGCTCAGCTATCATCTCGCACGTCTGGTCGGCACGACCGAGGTGCCGGCGGCGCTGATCCGCCAGATCCTCGACGAAGCGCTCAATGGCGATCCCGGAATCGGGCTTGCCGCGCGTGCCGATATCGTCGCCGTTGCCGAGCGCGATCCGGCCTGCACCTCCCACCTCGATCCGCTGCTCTGGTTCAAGGGCTATCACGCCCTGCAGACCTATCGCGTGGGCCACTGGCTGTGGAAGCAGGGCCGCCATGCCCTGGCACACTACCTGCAGAGCCGCGCAAGCGCCCTGTTCGCGCTCGACATCCATCCCGGCGCGGCGATCGGCAAGGGCATCTTTCTCGACCACGGCACGGGCATCGTGATCGGCGAGACCGCGGTCGTGGAGGACGGCGTCTCGATGCTGCACGGCGTGACGCTGGGCGGCACGGGCAAGGAACGCGGCGACCGCCACCCGAAGGTGCGGCGCGGCGTGCTGCTGGGTGCGGGCGCCAAGGTGCTGGGCAATATCGAGATTGGCGCCTGCGCCAAGATTGCCGCCGGCAGTGTCGTGCTCGAACCCGTGCCCGCCGGATGCACGGCGGCCGGCGTGCCCGCGCGCATCATCGGCTGTGTCGATGTCCCCGAGCCCGCGCGGGAGATGGATCAGCGGATCTGA